Genomic segment of Syntrophus gentianae:
ATCAAGTGGCGAAATCAGCGGAATAGGCACCTGTTTCTGCTTGCGCGCGTCTTGAGGATGATGCAGCGACTATGCAAGGAAACTGGCCGTGGAACAGTTGGCCAATACGGCCCAGCTGAGCGTTTCCGCCTTCCATCGTGCCTTTAAAGAGATCACAGCGGATTCTCCCATGCAGTATTTGAAAAAAATCAGGCTCACCAAGGCTAAGGATTTGATGGTGCAGGAAAGCATGAAAGCCTACATTGCCGCCGACAAGGTGGGATATGAAAGCCCATCCCAGTTCCGTCGTGAATTCAAACGCTACTTTGGGCATAGTCCTGCCGAGATGATAAGAGGGCTGCGTGCCGCATAGTATCCTGGAACAAAATGCAGGAAAAACATAGGGGAAGGAAAGGTTTGAGATTAAAAAAGGGGGTAGGGGGAACAGGGAATTTTGCGTGCCGAATTTTTTATTGCTTGCTCGATCGAATCCGCTTTGCCTGTTTTGCCAGACCATCAGCCTCCTGAGTGCGATCCTCCGCTTTATAGAGCAGCGCCAGATTCTCAAGGCTCATGGCCACAAAGGGATGATTCGAGCCCAGGGACTTCTTGTAGATCGCCAGGGACTGTTTGAAGAGGGGTTCGGCCTTCTCATTCTGGTCCTGGCTGCGATAGAGCTCGGCGAGGTTGTTCAGGCTGGCCGCCACGTCGGGATGATCCGGCCCCAGGGCCTTTTCGCGCATCGCCAGGGATCGCTTATAGCGCGACTCGGCCTCTGCATACTGGCCCTGACTGCGATAGAGTTCGGCAAGGTTGTTCAGGCTGACGGCCATGTCGGGATGATCCGGCCCCAGAGTCTTTCTGTAGACCGCCAGGGATTGCTTGAAGAGTGACTCGGCTTCGCTGTACTGGCCCTGGCTGCGATAGAGCTCGGCAAGATTGTTCAGGCTGGCTGCCACGTCTGGATGATCCGGTCCCAGGGCCTTCCTGTAGGTCGCCAGGGATTGCCTGTACAATGTCTCGGCCTGCACGTATTCGCCCTGGATGAAATAGAGTCTGCCCAGGTTGTTCAGGCTGGCTGCCACATCGGGATGATTCAGGCCCAGGTTTTTCTGCCGCATCGCCAGGGATTGTTTGTAGAGGGTCTCCGCCTGTTCATACTCCCCCCGGCTGCGACGGAGGTCGGCGAGGTTGTTCAGGCTGGCTGCCACAAGGGAATGCTCCTTGCCCAGGCTTTTTTGCCGCATTGCCAGAGATTTTTTGTAAAGGGGTTCCGCCTGTGCGTATTGCCCCTGGAGCGTGTAGAGCTCGGCCAGGTTGTTCATGATTCCGGCCAGGAGAGCATTATCCGGTTCCAGAACCCTCTTGCAGATCGCCAGGGAACGTTTCAGGAGCGTCTCCGCCTGTTCATAGTGGCCCTGGGTGCGATTGAGCAATGCCAGGTTGTTCAGGGTTCCGGCCACAAGGGGATGTTCCGGGCCAAGGGTCTTCTCCCGAATCGCCAGGGACCGTTTGTAGAGTGTTTCCGCCTGGGTGTACTCACCCTGGGAAAAATAGATCTCGGCCAGGTTGTTCATGATTCCGGTCACGACAAGATGCTGGGGGCCGGCATTCTTCTGGGCGACTTCAAGAGCCTTTTTTGCAACTTCGACGGCGCGGTCGTACTTGCCGGACCGGTAAAGGTCCATAGCCTCCTGATTGAGGCTATCCCAGGCAGGTACTCGGCTCTGAGCGAACAGGCCAGGTGCGGAACCAAGCAAAATCAGCGCGATCGCAAGGCTGCGGAAGAACCGTTTCATTATTTTACACCCTTGAAGAACTGATAGTAATCCAGGACCCGCTTGATATAACTCCATGTCTCCTGAAAAGGCGGAATGCCGTTATAGTTTTTCACACGTTCAGGTCCTGCATTGTAAGCCGCGAGGGCAAGGGACAGGTCGCCATTCAAGCTTTTCAATAAACGGCTTAAATAGCCGACGCCGCCGTGAATGTTCTCCACCGGGTTGAATGGATTGGAAACGCCCATTTGGCGGGCGGTATCCGGCATGAGCTGCATCAATCCCATGGCGCCCTTGGGAGATATGGCCCCGGGGTTGAAGTTGGACTCCGCCATGATCACAGCCCTGACAAGGGCGGGATCCACGGTATAGCGTTTACAGGCGGATTTGATGGCCTTGTTGTAATCGGAATTTCGAACCGCTGCACTGCCTGGCCTTGGGAAAGCAGTGGCGTTATTTCCGGGATAAAAATTCTTGAACGCCGCCAGATTGCGGTCCGAAGGGGAAACCGGGGTGTAATTCGCGGGAACATCCCCATCGTGGAAAATGTAGAGATCCGCTGCCGACCCGGTCATCGTGGAAAGAACGGTCTGTCCGGGGGACGCTTTCTGTTCTGTCCGGAGTAAACGATCGGGCTGCTCCGCCAATAAAGGGACCGAGCTTAAAAGAAGAAACACTGGACATAAAAAAAAGACGATTTTCAATAAACCTGACCTTGTCATGCGATTCTTCTCTCTCCATCTTCGCCGCGGAACAAATGGCCTGATTGCAGTTGAAACGATCCCGCGCAGGCCGTTTCGAACACAAGTTTATTCCTGTCTGTTTGTCGTGCCGTCATCACCATAAATACAACAAAATACAATACACGGCTATAGGGTCTATCAGGATTTTTCGCCTCTTAAATCCTTACGCCAGGTTGAAAATATACTTAGGGGAGATCAGGGTAAAGACTGATTGGATAGGGAAAAGGATTGATCCATAATTTTTGCAAATTCGTTGAAGAGGCATTCTTCTTCATTTTCTATAACGACAAATAAATCTTTGCAATCTTTTCTTGACGAAAGATCCTGACCAAGCAGTGGAAACGGTTACCTCCCTTTACTTTTCTTCAGGCATGGCTTATAGAACAGGGCCATCTTTATCGATGGCAGCATGTTTTTAAATTCCCGATCAATATGCGCTGTATGAGAGATCAACCATGCAAAACTATCTAAACGATGTCCGAACGTATAATACCCGCCGGGCCTGGCCACGGCAGGGGAAATGCGCCTTGCTGGTTGTCGACATGCAAAATTACTTCCTCCTCATGGCTTCGCCGATCGTCGACAGGGTGCTTTTACTCCTGGAAACCTGCCGTTCGAAAAAAATCAAGATCATCTTTACGCGTCATGGTCATCGGGATACTGAGGGCCTTTGCCCATGTTATGGATACGGAAGGCTTGTGCCGGTATCTTGCGGGGAATTTTACATAATGGACATTTTGGATTGGAAAGGATGACGACAGAGAACGGGACAAAACGGTTGGAAAGGCTGCTTGAATTTTTGAAGGCGCATCCCGTGCCGCGTGAAGTTCAGGCGTATCGGCGCGCACGGATCGCAGGGATCATTCAGCGGCAATGGAAAAAGGAAGAACTGGCCGATGAGCAGAAGCGTCTGAGCGTGGGGCTGTGTCAGGAAATCAAGGATTTTGAACGCAAGACCGGGCTCAAGGTCAAAGGGTTGAGGCTGAAGCGCAATAAGCAGGGCATTGAATCGGTTGCCGTCAATGTTGAAATGCCGGACCAACCGGGAGCGAAAGAAGTTTGAAAAAATCCGACAAAACTATTTGCTGATCAGAAAATAAAGCTCCCCTTTTTCTTTCAGGGTGCCTGCGGTGGTCTGCGCCTTTGGACCGAATCCGCAGAACAGGTCGACCCGGCCGGGGCCTTTGATAGCCGACCCTTTGTCCTGATTCAAGACAAAGCGTGAAAAGGCGATTCGCCTGGACGCATTCCCCTCGGCATCCAGAACCGGTTTGCGCAAGCGAATAAAGGCCAGCGCCCCTTGAGGAAAATAATCCGGATCGGTGGCAATGGACCTCTCCGGCGTGACTGGCTCACCCAGGGCGCCGATGGGCTCTCTGTCCAGAAAGCGAAAAAAGACATACCGCTCATTATGGCTGAGGATTTCATGGATTTCCTGATCGCTTTTTCCTTTGAGCCAGGCCTTGAAGTTGCGGTAGGAGGCATTGCCTTTGTCGATTTTATTTTGATCCAGCAGATATTGAATCACGGAGCGGTAGGGCCGACCATTGTTCTGGGCATACCCGACCGTCAGCATTCTTCCGTCTTCCAGCCTGATTTTTGCCGAACCCTGGGTGTGCAGAGAGTTCAGCTCGACGGGATCAGAGACCCAGAGCAGCTCCAGCCCCTTGTCCTTCAAAACACCCTCCATGTCGATATCACGGCGTGAATAATAGGGAACCAGCTGGCCGTTCACCTTCCGGCCGATCAATCCCTTGTTTCCGGGGCCCTTTTCCACGACGAGGTCCGGCGGCGTCCTGTAGAGGGGATACCGGCACTTCTTCGTCCGGGTCAGAGAGCCTTCCAGGAGGGGCTGATAATAACCGGTAAACAGGACGGCGCCGTCGCCCTTCTCACCCGAGGCCCGCAGCAGAACAAATTTGTCGGCGATCTGCTTCTTCTTCTCTTCAGGGTTGGCGTTGGACGAAACAATGCTGCGGAAGGCGAGGAGGGATTCTTTCATCTTCTGCGCGCTGACCTTCCTGTCCGCAAGCTGGAAGATCCGCTCTCGCCTGGTTCTGTTATAATAGTTGAGGCTGCGATCGATGGCCAGCAGGAGCGACGCGGTATCCAGATCGTCTTCAAAGTCCAGGCCTTGCGCCGTTTCCTCTGTAAGCGAGTGGTCGGGCGGCGGGGGCCCGGGGATATACGTCCCTTTTCGCGCACAGCCCGCTAGAGCCACGACGACCACGAACAGCAAAAGAAAGAAATTCTGCCGATATTTCATAAAGCAAAAGCCGCCTTCTCCCCTTGAGAGATCGCTTTCTCCTGAGAATAATTTGTCCTGCTTTATACCGGCGGGGAAATCTTTGCAACTTTTTCCAGTGAACCGACCCGAACGCCGACCAGCCGGACCTTACGGCCTGTCAGCTCAACCCGCTTCAAACAGGAAAAAGCGAGACGGCGGATTTCCTCTTCCTTCTGGACTGTTTCCGGAGTGGAACAGGCCCGGGTCACCGTCCGGAAGTCGCTGTAGCGGATCTTCAGGGATACATTCCTGGCGGCGTAGCCTTTTGCGGTCAGATCGGAAACGACCTCCCGGGTCAGCTCGGCGATCGTTCTGGCGATAGCCTGCCAGTTCTTCTCGTCCACCTGGAAGGTTGTCTCCCGGCTGAAGGATTTCGGCTCCCAGGACGTGATCAGGGGGCTCTCATCGATGCCCCGCGCCGCCTCATAAAGATAGTGACCATAGGAAGGACCGAAACGCTGGACAAGGATTTCAAGCGGCAAGGCTGCCAGCTGTCCTATCGTTTCAATGCCCATCGCCTTCAGATGTTCTTCCGTCTTCGGTCCGATGCCGTAGAGTTTTCGAATCGGCATGGGCCAGAGTCTCTCCTCGATAGCATCTTCCGTGAGAATCGTTATCCCGTCGGGCTTCTCCATGTCGGAGGCGATCTTTGCCAGGAGTTTATTCGGGGCGATGCCGATAGAGCAGGTCAATCCAGTCTTTTCATCAATGCCGGCCTTGATCTTCCTGCAAATTTCTTCATTGGTCTCCGGTTTGTCGGAAAGGTCCAGATAGGCTTCATCAATGCCGACATCCTCCATGATCGGGGATATATCCCGGAGCGCCGTCTTGAAACGGCGGGAAACGGCGGCATAGGCTTCGTAATCCACGGGGAGGAAGATCGCCCGGGGGCAGAGTTTGTAAGCCGTCCTCAGGGGAAGAGAGGAATAAATGCCGTATTTCCGTGCCTCATAATTGGCCGTCGAGACCACGCCCCTTTTGGTGGGATCGCCGCGACCGCCGATGACCACGGGTTTGCCCTTCAGCTCCGGATTCCTTTTTTCTTCAACAGCGGCAAAGAAGGCATCCATGTCGATATGGAGGATTCGTCGATGGGGATGGGCATGCAGGGTCATGACGCTTCTTATGAGTCCCTTTACTTTTCCGGGCGCATAACTTATAAAATTATGGTGCTCAGGCCGATTCCGGCAGTTTTTATGGCGAATACCCTTGAAGGCTGATATTGCGCAGAAAGAGTATAAGCACAAAACGCTCTTTGCAACATCAACTTTCAATCAAAGATTTCAATAACGGAAGGGGACAGTGGGGGATCAGGACTCTTATGGAGCAGGGCAATAAAGGCGGCAACAACATTGAGGCGGTTCTCTTCGATTTCGGTGGCGTGCTTGCCGAAGAAGGCTGGAAACAGGGGTTCCGGGCGATCGCGGAAGCGAACGGGTTGGATGGAGAGGAGCTGGTCCAGGCAGCCGGCGACACGGTTTATGCGACCGGTTACATAACGGGAAGGGGTTCTGAAAGCAGTTTCTGGCAGGCGATGAGAGAACAGACAGGCGTCCGGGGGAATGACGCCGCATTGAATTTCGAGATTGTCTCCCGGTTCATTCCCCGGGAATGGATGTTCAAACTGGTGAAAAGATTGAAAACGGAACAGCGGACGGTCGGCATTCTCAGCGATCAGACGGACATCCTGGACAAGCTGAATGCGCGGTTCGATTTCTTCAGGTTCTTTGATTTCGTCTTCAACAGCTACCATATCGGAAAGGGCAAGCGGGATCGTTCCCTCTTCGATGACATTGCCCGCCTCTTGAAGACAGAGCCGGAAAAGATCCTCTTCATCGACGATGATCCGGGAAACGTTGAACGGGCCAGGCAGAGCGGCTGGCAGGCGCTCCTCTATATCGACCGGAATTCATTTTGTGCGGCCATGGAGGAGATGCTGTCGATAAAAGGATGAACAGCCATTACGTCTACATCCTGGAATGTTCCGACAAGACCCTGTACACAGGCTGGACGAATAACCTGGAAAAGCGCGTTCAGGAACACAACAGCGGCCGATATGGGGCGAAATACACCTCTTCCCGGCGGCCGGTCAAGCTGGTCTATGTTGAAAGGCTTGCCAGCCTGTCGGACGTGCTGAAACGGGAAGGGCAGATCAAGAAATTGTCCCGGAAGAAAAAGCTGCAGTTAATCGAAAACGGCTTGGACACAGAACGAGGATGATCTCGAGGAGGCAGGAGAGATGAAAAAGAGACTCATTGTGATTTCGATGCTTTTTTTGACGGGTTGTGCCGGCGGACCCGTTCTTTATCCCAATGCGCACCTCCAGAGAGTCGGGGAAGCGCAGGCCCAGAAGGATGTCGCGGAATGCGAGGTTCTTGCCGATCGTTACATCAAATCCGACGCAGGTCTGGCGGCGGCAAAAAGTACGGCCATCGGCGGGGCGGGTGGCGCCGTGATCGGGGGCGCCGCAGGGGCCGTGACGGGAAACCTGGGACGGGGCCTTGGCGTAGGCGCTGCCACCGGCGCCGCTGCGGGTCTGGTGCACGGCATCATTCAGGCTTCGGAACCGAGCCCCACTTTCAAGAACTTCATGATCCGCTGCCTTCAGGAAAGGGGTTATGAGGTCATCGGGTGGGAATAAGGATCGGGTAGGTGGGCTGATCCAGGCTTGTCCCCTCCTACCGCCTCAACACATGTCTCAGCGCCTCTTCAATTTCCGGATGCTTGAACTCAAACCCTGAGGATGTCAGCTTATCGGGAACGGCCCTTGTACTGACGAGGAACTCCTCGTCGGCCATTTCGCCGAGGACGGCGCGCAGGAGAAACGACGGGACTCGAAACAATGTCGGGCGTTTCAAGATTGTATTGAGCGCTTTAGTGAACTCACGGTTTGTAACGGGATTCGGTGCGCACAGATTCAGCGGCCCGGAGAAGGATTCCGTGCCCAGAATGAAATCCATGGCGGCGACAAGGTCGTCAATGGCGATCCAGCTCATGTATTGCTTCCCAGATCCCAGAACAACCCCCAGTCCGGCTTTCGACAAGGGCAGCAACCGGGGCAGCAGTCCTCCATATCGGCTGAGCACGGGACTGATGCGAAGATTTACGACTCGAATCCCCACCTCCTGAGCTGCCCCGGCGGCGGCTTCCCACTCCCGGCTTATCCCGGCAAGGAAACCTCTGCCGGCTGGGCTGGTCTCGTTCAAAACAACGTCCCCGCCGTCCCCGTAGAAGCCGATCCCGGAGGCAGACAGGAACACCTTGGGTGGGCGTTTCAAGCGGGCAATCCCCTTGGCGAACAAGAAGGTGCTCTCGATGCGGCTGGAACGTATCCTCTCCTTCTTTTGCTTTGTCCATCGTCCGCTGCCGATGCTGTCGCCGGAGAGATTGATTGCCGCGTCGATCTCGGCATCGGCAGGCAGATCGAGAATACCCTGCCGAGGGTCCCAGAATTCGCCCTTCTTCGATTTGTCGCGCACCAGTCTGAGAATCCTATGCCCCCACGCTTCAAGATAGGGCGCCAGAGCTGATCCGATAAGCCCCGACGCGCCTGACATCAGAATCTTCATGGCAATTCTCCCCGGCTGCAAATTATCCCGACCCTGAGAACCGCTGCCGCGGTCAAGGGATGAAAAATATCATAGGGTTGACATTGATCCGATCATAACTTAAAATATTTGTGCATATATTTGTTTGTCAAGCCAACAATCACTGTCGAATTTTCCTGTATTGTGAGACGGGGTTTTTTATGGCTGAGCGATTCCAACTGCTGACAATCAAAATGGACCTGCACAATGTGCTTTATGTCTCTTATCTGGTCCCTGTCGATCGCGTCCGCCCGGTGGTCCCCTCCGAATTGACGCTGGCTGCGTCGAAGGGTCGGGTATTCCTGTCCATTGTGGCCATGCAGTGCAGGAATGTCCATCTCTCCCGCCTGGAGTGGCCAGGCTTCAATTACGACCAGCTCAATCTTCGCACCTATGTTTTAGACCCGAAAACTGGAAACCCGTCGGTTTACTTTGTCAAAAGCGGCGTCTCTTCGACTTTTATCCCTTTCGCCACACGCATCCTCGGCATACCCTGGGAGCGCATAACCTTCGACCTGCTCAAGGAGCGCTCCGAAGAAGGGGAGGACTTCTATAAGGCAATCGGCAACTGGAACGGGGATATCGAAATCTGGATGAAGCCGTCCGACATGAAGG
This window contains:
- a CDS encoding helix-turn-helix domain-containing protein codes for the protein MEQLANTAQLSVSAFHRAFKEITADSPMQYLKKIRLTKAKDLMVQESMKAYIAADKVGYESPSQFRREFKRYFGHSPAEMIRGLRAA
- a CDS encoding tetratricopeptide repeat protein, translated to MKRFFRSLAIALILLGSAPGLFAQSRVPAWDSLNQEAMDLYRSGKYDRAVEVAKKALEVAQKNAGPQHLVVTGIMNNLAEIYFSQGEYTQAETLYKRSLAIREKTLGPEHPLVAGTLNNLALLNRTQGHYEQAETLLKRSLAICKRVLEPDNALLAGIMNNLAELYTLQGQYAQAEPLYKKSLAMRQKSLGKEHSLVAASLNNLADLRRSRGEYEQAETLYKQSLAMRQKNLGLNHPDVAASLNNLGRLYFIQGEYVQAETLYRQSLATYRKALGPDHPDVAASLNNLAELYRSQGQYSEAESLFKQSLAVYRKTLGPDHPDMAVSLNNLAELYRSQGQYAEAESRYKRSLAMREKALGPDHPDVAASLNNLAELYRSQDQNEKAEPLFKQSLAIYKKSLGSNHPFVAMSLENLALLYKAEDRTQEADGLAKQAKRIRSSKQ
- a CDS encoding lytic transglycosylase domain-containing protein, which produces MAEQPDRLLRTEQKASPGQTVLSTMTGSAADLYIFHDGDVPANYTPVSPSDRNLAAFKNFYPGNNATAFPRPGSAAVRNSDYNKAIKSACKRYTVDPALVRAVIMAESNFNPGAISPKGAMGLMQLMPDTARQMGVSNPFNPVENIHGGVGYLSRLLKSLNGDLSLALAAYNAGPERVKNYNGIPPFQETWSYIKRVLDYYQFFKGVK
- a CDS encoding isochorismatase family protein; this translates as MQNYLNDVRTYNTRRAWPRQGKCALLVVDMQNYFLLMASPIVDRVLLLLETCRSKKIKIIFTRHGHRDTEGLCPCYGYGRLVPVSCGEFYIMDILDWKG
- a CDS encoding murein transglycosylase A, which produces MKYRQNFFLLLFVVVVALAGCARKGTYIPGPPPPDHSLTEETAQGLDFEDDLDTASLLLAIDRSLNYYNRTRRERIFQLADRKVSAQKMKESLLAFRSIVSSNANPEEKKKQIADKFVLLRASGEKGDGAVLFTGYYQPLLEGSLTRTKKCRYPLYRTPPDLVVEKGPGNKGLIGRKVNGQLVPYYSRRDIDMEGVLKDKGLELLWVSDPVELNSLHTQGSAKIRLEDGRMLTVGYAQNNGRPYRSVIQYLLDQNKIDKGNASYRNFKAWLKGKSDQEIHEILSHNERYVFFRFLDREPIGALGEPVTPERSIATDPDYFPQGALAFIRLRKPVLDAEGNASRRIAFSRFVLNQDKGSAIKGPGRVDLFCGFGPKAQTTAGTLKEKGELYFLISK
- the dinB gene encoding DNA polymerase IV, coding for MTLHAHPHRRILHIDMDAFFAAVEEKRNPELKGKPVVIGGRGDPTKRGVVSTANYEARKYGIYSSLPLRTAYKLCPRAIFLPVDYEAYAAVSRRFKTALRDISPIMEDVGIDEAYLDLSDKPETNEEICRKIKAGIDEKTGLTCSIGIAPNKLLAKIASDMEKPDGITILTEDAIEERLWPMPIRKLYGIGPKTEEHLKAMGIETIGQLAALPLEILVQRFGPSYGHYLYEAARGIDESPLITSWEPKSFSRETTFQVDEKNWQAIARTIAELTREVVSDLTAKGYAARNVSLKIRYSDFRTVTRACSTPETVQKEEEIRRLAFSCLKRVELTGRKVRLVGVRVGSLEKVAKISPPV
- a CDS encoding HAD-IA family hydrolase, with protein sequence MEQGNKGGNNIEAVLFDFGGVLAEEGWKQGFRAIAEANGLDGEELVQAAGDTVYATGYITGRGSESSFWQAMREQTGVRGNDAALNFEIVSRFIPREWMFKLVKRLKTEQRTVGILSDQTDILDKLNARFDFFRFFDFVFNSYHIGKGKRDRSLFDDIARLLKTEPEKILFIDDDPGNVERARQSGWQALLYIDRNSFCAAMEEMLSIKG
- a CDS encoding GIY-YIG nuclease family protein yields the protein MNSHYVYILECSDKTLYTGWTNNLEKRVQEHNSGRYGAKYTSSRRPVKLVYVERLASLSDVLKREGQIKKLSRKKKLQLIENGLDTERG
- a CDS encoding cell envelope biogenesis protein OmpA, giving the protein MKKRLIVISMLFLTGCAGGPVLYPNAHLQRVGEAQAQKDVAECEVLADRYIKSDAGLAAAKSTAIGGAGGAVIGGAAGAVTGNLGRGLGVGAATGAAAGLVHGIIQASEPSPTFKNFMIRCLQERGYEVIGWE
- a CDS encoding TIGR01777 family oxidoreductase, which gives rise to MKILMSGASGLIGSALAPYLEAWGHRILRLVRDKSKKGEFWDPRQGILDLPADAEIDAAINLSGDSIGSGRWTKQKKERIRSSRIESTFLFAKGIARLKRPPKVFLSASGIGFYGDGGDVVLNETSPAGRGFLAGISREWEAAAGAAQEVGIRVVNLRISPVLSRYGGLLPRLLPLSKAGLGVVLGSGKQYMSWIAIDDLVAAMDFILGTESFSGPLNLCAPNPVTNREFTKALNTILKRPTLFRVPSFLLRAVLGEMADEEFLVSTRAVPDKLTSSGFEFKHPEIEEALRHVLRR
- a CDS encoding DUF2071 domain-containing protein; its protein translation is MAERFQLLTIKMDLHNVLYVSYLVPVDRVRPVVPSELTLAASKGRVFLSIVAMQCRNVHLSRLEWPGFNYDQLNLRTYVLDPKTGNPSVYFVKSGVSSTFIPFATRILGIPWERITFDLLKERSEEGEDFYKAIGNWNGDIEIWMKPSDMKGLDRTVIESITGPRVGFIGRGGSVKRIAIEHKVLDVRRLSLLRIRFPLPVEAGLLSASELENPDSVLIVPESQFSVYIQGRR